The Spirosoma radiotolerans genome has a window encoding:
- the tssD gene encoding type VI secretion system tube protein TssD — protein MSFQATLTIDGKSFEVLQCSHTLSQKYDRGKTTTGVRGGVIALILGGSDEDLLGDWATSPTVKKDGEITFDRIDQQSTLQKLEFQEAYATLYFEFMSSGTIDADAVFEAIPDTLNLDLTNESDFDARVINNTKAIVRFVERTHTSNCILLRLSAAKIKLDGIAQQNT, from the coding sequence ATGTCATTCCAGGCCACCCTAACCATAGATGGTAAATCGTTCGAGGTGTTGCAGTGCAGCCATACGTTGTCGCAGAAATACGACCGGGGGAAAACCACGACGGGAGTACGCGGTGGGGTAATTGCCCTGATTCTGGGTGGTAGCGACGAAGACCTACTGGGTGATTGGGCAACCAGCCCAACGGTTAAGAAAGACGGCGAAATCACATTTGACCGCATCGACCAGCAGTCGACACTCCAAAAACTCGAATTTCAGGAAGCCTATGCCACACTGTATTTCGAATTTATGTCATCAGGTACTATCGATGCGGATGCGGTCTTTGAAGCCATTCCCGACACCCTGAATCTGGACCTGACGAACGAAAGTGATTTCGACGCCAGAGTGATCAACAATACAAAAGCCATCGTGCGTTTTGTCGAGCGTACCCATACCAGCAACTGTATTCTGTTGCGGTTATCAGCAGCAAAAATTAAACTCGACGGGATAGCGCAACAAAATACCTAA
- the tssD gene encoding type VI secretion system tube protein TssD translates to MAFNATLTVDGTDYLINWMLLRVMRNEDQRGKPASRPDWGVIISLPTSDDSTIKHWMIDPHMQKDGKITLSRIDEAATFKEIEFKKAFCVWYQDKFYADVDYLTTVINIIGGEVTFNKATLTV, encoded by the coding sequence ATGGCGTTTAACGCAACCCTAACTGTCGATGGGACGGATTACCTTATCAACTGGATGCTCCTGCGGGTAATGCGAAATGAAGACCAGCGCGGCAAACCGGCTTCACGTCCCGACTGGGGTGTGATCATTAGCTTACCCACCTCGGACGACAGTACAATTAAACACTGGATGATTGATCCGCACATGCAGAAAGATGGCAAGATTACACTGAGCCGGATCGACGAAGCGGCTACGTTTAAAGAAATAGAATTCAAAAAGGCATTCTGTGTGTGGTATCAGGATAAATTTTATGCGGATGTCGACTACCTCACCACGGTGATTAACATCATCGGTGGGGAGGTCACCTTCAATAAGGCCACCTTAACCGTATAG
- a CDS encoding type VI secretion system Vgr family protein: MAKQVVPHIELEGGKELKNVSSLTIEQDLFGHHQFELSVPFEDLEDANELFFHESHRNVVGKTIQFSFDPLLEKGSFKFKFKGLVTELALKNTSDTSNIFVLKGTSLTVLLEDSRLRRTFLQCSLSDIVNQVLTPYPSNLLKRSVNPKLSETLRYVVQYDETNFEFLARLAAEYGEWCFYDGQQLVFGKPDNQKVDFKVDGMQTFAMSLRLLPAKFLYTRYDYVADETYQSHSSDQSVSGLGQWGDFTLNESEKTFSQESQLPLPKLVYGQRELNEVAKTQKAMEASRLVEFQGFGENPDISVGTVISVKGTRLTERGSSEENFGSYRVTHVSHVLDGSGNYANTFRAVPDSVTYPPPNPSFRLPIGQPELAKVIDNEDPDKLGRVKVEFMWPGTSKESDWLRVATAYTASGEGMLFVPEIDAQVMIAYESNLAEYPFVLTSLYPKKSGVTYTQRDNVQKTIQTKGGNQISLYDKDSEQKIELTNINKTDTRVLLSFADDGKITIETQGGIVISGKDIQVKASNDLTLEAQNNIELKATNAVKIEGTASVEIKAAEVKAEADATASIKANAQLSLEGTQTSLKGDAMVEVKGGVITLN; the protein is encoded by the coding sequence ATGGCCAAGCAGGTCGTTCCCCATATTGAGCTTGAAGGCGGTAAAGAACTAAAAAACGTTTCGTCGCTCACCATCGAGCAGGACCTGTTCGGTCATCACCAGTTCGAGCTCTCGGTGCCTTTCGAAGACCTCGAAGATGCCAACGAGTTATTTTTTCACGAGTCGCACCGAAACGTGGTTGGGAAGACCATTCAGTTTTCGTTCGACCCCCTACTCGAAAAAGGCTCGTTCAAGTTTAAGTTCAAAGGCCTTGTTACCGAACTGGCCCTGAAAAATACCAGCGACACGTCGAACATTTTCGTACTGAAAGGCACTAGCCTGACCGTTTTGCTGGAAGACAGCCGATTACGCCGGACGTTTCTCCAGTGCAGCCTGAGCGATATTGTCAACCAGGTGCTGACTCCATATCCCAGCAATCTGCTGAAGCGATCGGTAAACCCTAAATTGTCGGAAACCCTGCGCTATGTCGTTCAGTATGACGAAACCAACTTCGAGTTTCTGGCCCGTCTGGCAGCCGAATATGGCGAGTGGTGTTTTTACGACGGCCAGCAACTGGTATTTGGTAAGCCTGATAACCAAAAAGTTGACTTTAAGGTCGATGGCATGCAGACCTTCGCCATGAGTCTGCGGCTGCTGCCCGCCAAGTTTCTCTATACACGATACGATTATGTAGCCGATGAGACGTACCAGAGTCATTCCAGCGATCAGTCGGTCAGTGGGTTAGGCCAATGGGGTGATTTCACCCTGAACGAATCCGAGAAAACCTTCAGCCAGGAATCGCAGCTTCCCCTGCCCAAACTCGTGTATGGCCAGCGTGAGTTGAATGAAGTAGCCAAAACGCAGAAAGCCATGGAAGCGAGCCGGTTGGTGGAATTTCAGGGTTTCGGCGAAAATCCGGACATTTCGGTCGGAACGGTGATTTCCGTCAAAGGTACACGCCTGACCGAACGGGGCTCGTCGGAGGAAAACTTCGGTAGCTACCGGGTGACGCATGTGTCGCACGTACTGGATGGCAGCGGAAACTATGCTAACACCTTCCGGGCCGTGCCCGATTCGGTCACCTATCCACCCCCCAACCCGTCGTTCCGACTACCGATTGGGCAGCCAGAACTGGCCAAAGTGATTGATAATGAAGACCCTGACAAGCTGGGTCGCGTAAAAGTAGAATTTATGTGGCCCGGCACCAGTAAAGAGTCAGATTGGCTGCGGGTGGCTACGGCCTATACCGCCAGTGGCGAAGGCATGCTGTTTGTTCCCGAGATCGATGCACAGGTTATGATTGCCTATGAGTCAAACCTGGCCGAATATCCATTTGTGCTGACTAGCCTGTATCCGAAAAAAAGCGGGGTGACCTACACCCAGCGCGACAACGTGCAAAAGACCATCCAGACCAAAGGAGGCAACCAGATCAGCCTGTACGATAAAGACAGCGAACAGAAAATTGAGTTGACCAACATCAACAAAACCGATACCCGCGTGCTGCTATCCTTTGCCGACGATGGAAAAATTACGATTGAGACACAGGGAGGCATCGTGATTTCAGGAAAAGATATTCAGGTGAAAGCGTCGAATGATTTAACGCTGGAAGCGCAAAACAATATCGAACTCAAAGCGACCAACGCCGTGAAGATCGAAGGTACGGCCAGCGTGGAGATCAAAGCCGCCGAGGTCAAAGCCGAAGCGGACGCCACCGCCAGCATCAAGGCCAATGCGCAGCTCTCGCTCGAAGGTACCCAAACCTCGCTCAAAGGCGATGCTATGGTAGAGGTGAAAGGTGGTGTAATTACGCTGAATTAA
- the tssD gene encoding type VI secretion system tube protein TssD produces MSSFSAKFQVDDQEYDIMSCNYSFGQSTDDKGRPASDVQGGNIFVQIAAHDQDDLMGWMVDPYKKTNGSITFKRIDQDSTFKEIQFEDAYCVGYSESFNSTNSSAMTVSLNISARKITVGGTTHESTW; encoded by the coding sequence ATGTCTTCCTTCAGTGCAAAATTTCAAGTTGATGATCAGGAGTACGATATCATGAGTTGCAACTACTCCTTCGGACAATCTACCGACGATAAAGGCCGGCCGGCCTCGGATGTTCAGGGAGGTAATATCTTTGTTCAAATTGCCGCCCACGATCAGGATGACCTAATGGGCTGGATGGTGGACCCCTACAAAAAAACCAACGGCAGCATCACTTTCAAGCGTATTGATCAGGATTCGACCTTCAAAGAAATCCAGTTTGAAGATGCGTACTGCGTGGGTTATTCGGAAAGTTTTAACTCGACCAACAGCAGCGCCATGACGGTGAGCCTGAATATATCCGCCCGAAAAATTACGGTAGGCGGCACAACGCACGAGAGTACCTGGTAG